Proteins encoded together in one Pantoea sp. CCBC3-3-1 window:
- a CDS encoding sugar phosphate isomerase/epimerase, which translates to MKTLKGPGIFLSQFIGQQAPFNSLEGLAQWSSGLGYKALQIPCNHPAIFDLERAATSQTYCDEVGGLLANYGLEVSELSTHLEGQLVAVHPAHDAAFDGFAPQALRGDPAKRTEWAINRVKLAAAASAKLGLKAHATFSGSLAWPYLYPWPPHNPQLLNEAFAELARRWQPLLNEFDRHGVDLCYEIHPGEDLHDGVTFERFLALVDNHPRCNILYDPSHLHLQHIDYLQYIDIYHQRIKAFHVKDAEYLPNGRSGVYGGYQRWLERAGRFRSPGDGQVDFKGIFSRLAQYDYDGWAVLEWECCLKESETGAREGAEFIRHHIIPVAERNFDDFAAQSDSQATVRAQLGLDKGV; encoded by the coding sequence GTGAAAACGTTAAAAGGACCGGGTATTTTCCTGTCGCAGTTTATTGGTCAGCAAGCGCCGTTTAACTCGCTGGAAGGGCTGGCGCAATGGTCATCCGGGTTGGGTTATAAAGCGTTACAGATCCCCTGTAATCATCCGGCGATTTTCGATCTTGAGCGTGCTGCGACAAGCCAGACTTACTGTGATGAGGTGGGCGGACTGCTGGCAAACTATGGGCTGGAAGTCAGTGAACTGTCGACGCATCTGGAGGGACAGCTGGTTGCCGTGCATCCGGCTCACGATGCGGCATTTGATGGCTTTGCCCCGCAAGCCCTGAGGGGGGATCCGGCTAAGCGCACCGAATGGGCCATCAACCGGGTAAAACTGGCGGCAGCGGCATCGGCGAAGCTGGGGCTGAAGGCGCACGCCACCTTTTCCGGCTCGTTGGCCTGGCCCTATCTCTACCCCTGGCCGCCGCATAACCCACAGCTGCTCAACGAAGCCTTTGCCGAGCTGGCGCGTCGCTGGCAGCCACTACTTAATGAGTTTGATCGCCACGGCGTGGATCTTTGTTATGAAATTCATCCGGGTGAAGATTTGCACGACGGCGTCACTTTCGAACGTTTTCTGGCGCTGGTGGATAACCATCCACGCTGCAACATCCTGTACGATCCCAGCCATCTTCATCTGCAACACATTGATTATTTACAGTATATCGACATTTATCATCAGCGGATTAAAGCTTTTCATGTGAAGGATGCTGAGTATTTGCCCAACGGACGCAGCGGCGTCTACGGCGGCTATCAACGCTGGCTGGAGCGGGCCGGACGTTTTCGCTCGCCAGGCGATGGCCAGGTTGATTTCAAAGGTATTTTCAGCAGGCTGGCGCAGTATGATTACGACGGCTGGGCGGTGCTGGAATGGGAATGCTGTTTGAAAGAGAGCGAGACCGGGGCGCGGGAGGGCGCTGAATTTATTCGGCACCATATTATCCCCGTTGCTGAACGCAACTTTGATGATTTTGCCGCGCAGAGCGATTCGCAGGCAACTGTACGTGCGCAGTTAGGTTTGGATAAAGGGGTCTGA
- a CDS encoding MFS transporter — protein sequence MVSPTQGSAQLAVQPRLLVPRLALMMFVQFFIWGSWSVTLGLVMTQHNMSLLIGDAFSAGPVASILSPFVLGMLVDRFFPSQKVMAVMNLAGAVILWFVPQALASENGALLIALLFGYTLCFMPTLALSNNIAFHSLVSSDKSFPVVRVFGTIGWIAAGIFIGVTGISASASVFMVAAACSVLLALYSLTLPHTPAPAKGMPFRPRDLFCADAFALLKIRHFFIFSLCAMLISIPLGTYYAYTASWLADAGVENVSTVMSFGQMSEIFFMLVIPLLFRRLGVKYMLLAGMCAWFLRYVFFALGMGDESRTLIYMGILLHGICYDFFFVVGFIYTDRIAGEKVKGQAQSMIVMFTYGIGMLLGSQISGALYNLLVAGQATAQNWAIFWWIPAVAAAAIAILFLFSFRYRD from the coding sequence ATGGTCTCTCCAACACAAGGATCTGCACAGCTGGCAGTCCAGCCCAGATTGCTGGTGCCGCGTCTTGCTTTAATGATGTTTGTGCAGTTTTTTATCTGGGGAAGTTGGTCCGTCACTCTGGGGCTGGTGATGACGCAACATAATATGTCACTGCTGATCGGGGATGCCTTTTCGGCAGGGCCTGTCGCGTCGATTCTGTCACCCTTTGTGCTGGGGATGTTAGTCGACCGCTTCTTTCCATCACAGAAGGTGATGGCGGTAATGAACCTCGCTGGCGCGGTGATCCTCTGGTTTGTTCCTCAGGCGTTAGCCAGTGAAAACGGCGCGCTGCTGATCGCTTTGCTGTTCGGCTATACCTTATGCTTTATGCCCACGCTTGCGCTTAGCAATAACATCGCTTTTCACAGCCTTGTCAGCAGCGATAAAAGCTTTCCGGTAGTGCGTGTGTTTGGCACCATCGGCTGGATTGCCGCCGGGATCTTTATCGGCGTAACCGGTATATCAGCCAGTGCATCCGTGTTTATGGTTGCGGCGGCCTGTTCGGTTTTGCTGGCTCTCTACAGCCTGACGTTGCCACATACTCCGGCACCGGCTAAAGGCATGCCGTTCCGTCCGCGCGATCTGTTCTGCGCCGATGCTTTCGCGCTGCTGAAAATCCGTCATTTCTTTATCTTCTCGCTGTGCGCCATGCTGATTTCCATCCCGCTCGGCACCTACTACGCCTATACCGCCTCGTGGCTGGCGGATGCGGGCGTTGAAAATGTCAGTACAGTGATGTCGTTTGGTCAGATGTCCGAAATCTTCTTCATGCTGGTGATCCCGCTGCTGTTTCGTCGGCTTGGCGTTAAATACATGCTGCTGGCGGGCATGTGCGCCTGGTTTCTGCGCTATGTCTTTTTCGCGCTGGGAATGGGCGACGAGAGCCGGACGCTGATCTACATGGGAATTTTACTGCACGGTATCTGCTACGACTTTTTCTTCGTCGTGGGGTTTATTTACACCGACCGCATTGCCGGAGAAAAGGTGAAAGGGCAGGCGCAGAGCATGATTGTGATGTTCACCTACGGAATCGGCATGCTGCTTGGATCGCAGATTTCCGGCGCGCTTTACAACCTTCTGGTCGCCGGACAGGCGACCGCGCAGAACTGGGCAATTTTCTGGTGGATCCCGGCCGTGGCTGCGGCGGCGATCGCCATTTTGTTCCTCTTTTCTTTCAGATATCGGGACTGA